From Solidesulfovibrio carbinoliphilus subsp. oakridgensis, the proteins below share one genomic window:
- a CDS encoding heavy-metal-associated domain-containing protein encodes MKTVEVGGMHCPKCVASVTKALSEVPGLSNVSVSLEKGLATFEGDASEDAIKTAIDRIGFVPGQVK; translated from the coding sequence ATGAAAACCGTGGAAGTCGGCGGCATGCACTGCCCAAAGTGCGTCGCGTCCGTGACCAAGGCCCTGTCCGAAGTGCCGGGCCTCTCCAACGTGTCCGTGAGCCTGGAAAAGGGACTGGCCACCTTCGAGGGCGACGCGTCCGAGGATGCCATCAAGACGGCCATTGACCGGATCGGTTTTGTCCCGGGCCAGGTAAAGTAG
- the yajC gene encoding preprotein translocase subunit YajC codes for MFFPSLAHAMGAAPAGGDAGGNPITAFLPLILMFAIFYFLLIRPQQKKAKQHREYLAGLKRGDSILSGGGIYGRIMEVHGDRLTVEIAKDLTIEINRSYVSGPADPQAMAAKTETKTKDKSKDKE; via the coding sequence ATGTTTTTTCCGAGCCTGGCGCACGCCATGGGCGCCGCCCCTGCCGGCGGCGATGCGGGGGGCAATCCCATCACCGCTTTTTTGCCGCTGATTTTGATGTTCGCCATCTTTTATTTTCTTCTGATCCGCCCCCAGCAGAAAAAGGCCAAGCAGCACCGCGAATACCTGGCCGGCCTCAAGCGCGGGGACTCTATCCTGTCCGGCGGCGGCATCTACGGCCGGATCATGGAAGTCCATGGCGACCGGCTGACGGTGGAGATCGCCAAGGACCTGACCATCGAGATCAACCGCAGTTATGTCTCCGGTCCGGCCGATCCCCAGGCTATGGCTGCCAAGACTGAAACCAAGACGAAAGACAAGTCCAAGGACAAGGAATAA
- a CDS encoding zinc ribbon domain-containing protein, translating into MYLKQIEQLVVLQKVDDEIVILQDELKRAPLQISELEKRRQEIEESAEIVRDKLKYLTDQQKRLESEIETDSVRLKKSKSKMMMVGNTKEYHAMMREMDNLEKQNRGREEEKITVAEELARQNLELKTIDERSGGLGVELAAARQSLDERIAVAKARLTELEARRAEAGQAVPKPILQRYEFIRSRLKNPVIVPVNAGICSGCHISIPPQSFIELQKGVQILSCPNCQRLIYWSDHIAPEPTPETEETTAE; encoded by the coding sequence ATGTATTTAAAGCAGATCGAACAGCTGGTGGTCTTGCAGAAGGTGGACGACGAGATCGTCATCCTCCAGGACGAACTCAAACGGGCTCCCCTGCAGATTTCCGAGCTCGAAAAACGCCGCCAGGAAATAGAAGAGAGCGCGGAGATCGTCCGCGACAAGCTCAAGTATCTGACCGACCAGCAAAAGCGTCTGGAATCGGAGATCGAGACGGACTCCGTGCGCCTCAAAAAGAGCAAGAGCAAGATGATGATGGTGGGCAACACCAAGGAATACCACGCCATGATGCGTGAGATGGACAACCTGGAAAAGCAGAACCGCGGCCGGGAAGAAGAGAAGATCACCGTGGCCGAAGAACTGGCCCGCCAGAACCTGGAACTCAAGACCATTGACGAGCGGTCCGGTGGACTGGGCGTCGAGCTGGCCGCCGCCCGCCAGAGCCTGGACGAGCGCATCGCCGTGGCCAAGGCCCGGCTGACAGAGCTTGAGGCCCGTCGGGCCGAAGCCGGCCAGGCCGTACCCAAGCCCATCCTGCAGCGCTACGAGTTCATCCGCTCGCGCCTCAAAAACCCGGTCATCGTGCCGGTCAACGCCGGCATCTGCTCGGGCTGCCACATCTCCATCCCGCCCCAGTCGTTCATCGAACTGCAAAAGGGCGTTCAGATCCTTTCCTGCCCCAACTGCCAGCGGCTCATCTACTGGAGCGACCACATCGCTCCGGAGCCGACCCCCGAGACCGAGGAAACGACCGCCGAATAG
- a CDS encoding Nif3-like dinuclear metal center hexameric protein, with product MQIRELIAAVERTADPRRAASWDRSGVQIAGTLAACDRLAVALDPLPDTIEAALDWGAQCILTHHPLTLSPRLPDRVDDYHRVLAAVLGRGAWLYAAHTSLDVVTDGPAGWLAEALELSNRRILEPAGTVPHLQARWQASGSAAAGRAALAALPGVTALALGPDVFEAVFSPGARGLVEQTLAAACPEATLVSLDEVLSPATPYGYGLVGELPSPQPFPELEKRLAGLLSRSFFTLAGDVPKQVAVLAYCPGSGADMAGRAFAAGADIYLTGDLKYHQALAVPRGRLVLDVGHFALEEAMMRRFAADLAATFGDAGPFVRYFSGNDPFSAHFPDGPSPSRTE from the coding sequence ATGCAGATACGGGAACTGATCGCGGCCGTGGAGCGCACCGCCGATCCCAGGCGCGCCGCGAGCTGGGATCGGTCCGGGGTGCAGATCGCCGGCACCCTGGCCGCCTGCGACCGGCTGGCCGTGGCCCTCGATCCGCTGCCGGACACGATCGAAGCCGCCCTCGACTGGGGGGCCCAGTGCATCCTCACGCACCATCCCCTGACCCTTTCGCCCCGCCTACCGGACCGCGTGGACGATTACCATCGGGTCCTGGCCGCCGTTCTCGGCCGCGGGGCCTGGCTCTACGCCGCCCATACCTCCCTGGACGTGGTGACCGACGGCCCGGCGGGCTGGCTGGCCGAGGCCCTGGAGTTGTCCAACCGCCGCATCCTGGAACCGGCGGGCACGGTCCCCCACCTGCAGGCCCGCTGGCAGGCCAGCGGCAGTGCCGCAGCCGGCCGGGCCGCCCTGGCCGCCCTGCCCGGTGTCACGGCCCTGGCCCTTGGCCCGGACGTGTTCGAAGCCGTGTTTTCCCCCGGCGCGAGGGGCCTCGTGGAACAGACCCTGGCCGCTGCCTGCCCGGAGGCGACCCTTGTCTCCCTGGACGAAGTCCTGTCTCCGGCGACGCCCTACGGCTATGGCCTTGTCGGCGAACTGCCGAGCCCGCAGCCCTTCCCGGAACTGGAAAAACGGCTGGCCGGCCTCCTGTCCCGATCCTTTTTCACCCTGGCCGGAGACGTGCCCAAACAGGTGGCTGTCCTGGCCTACTGCCCCGGTTCCGGGGCGGACATGGCCGGACGCGCCTTTGCCGCCGGAGCCGACATCTACCTGACCGGGGATCTCAAGTACCACCAGGCCCTGGCCGTGCCCCGCGGCCGGCTCGTCCTCGATGTCGGGCATTTTGCCCTGGAGGAAGCCATGATGCGGCGCTTTGCTGCCGACCTGGCCGCCACCTTTGGCGATGCCGGTCCTTTTGTACGGTATTTTTCCGGAAACGATCCGTTTTCGGCGCATTTTCCGGATGGGCCGTCCCCTTCCCGGACCGAATAA
- the tatB gene encoding Sec-independent protein translocase protein TatB: MFGIGSTELLIILVVALIVIGPSKLPDLMRTLGKGMAEFRRMSSDVKSTFEAEVDRADRENRQAEARKELYPEQAAAAQSAASVETVAAPSGAAPAVKPAAPAQPAGAPEHAGNTAEASSAKADPAAKTHATPADAAKAVASKQDEANEAAPGKEAPTA, from the coding sequence ATGTTTGGCATTGGTTCCACAGAGCTTCTGATCATCCTGGTGGTGGCCCTGATCGTCATCGGCCCCTCCAAGCTGCCCGATCTCATGCGGACGCTTGGCAAGGGCATGGCGGAATTTCGGCGCATGAGCAGCGACGTGAAGTCCACGTTCGAGGCCGAGGTGGACCGGGCCGACCGGGAAAACCGGCAAGCCGAGGCCAGGAAGGAATTGTATCCCGAACAGGCCGCGGCGGCCCAGTCGGCCGCTTCGGTCGAAACGGTCGCCGCCCCCTCGGGCGCGGCCCCGGCCGTCAAGCCGGCCGCTCCGGCCCAGCCGGCCGGCGCGCCGGAACATGCCGGCAACACGGCCGAGGCCTCTTCGGCCAAGGCGGACCCGGCGGCCAAAACCCACGCCACTCCGGCCGACGCGGCCAAGGCCGTGGCCAGCAAGCAGGACGAGGCCAACGAGGCCGCTCCCGGCAAGGAGGCCCCGACCGCCTAG
- the secD gene encoding protein translocase subunit SecD, whose protein sequence is MSGNLRWRLVCISLVAFLGLIYMLPSVGSVKQTFLGKFLPDDVINLGLDLKGGIHLTLGVDVDKALANSLAQMGRDIRDQAKEEGIVLQRPESTADGRQLTFILNTPDKRQELDDLLSRHFQVLVVDGVESAADGKYVYKLSFSPRYKADQARMTVDQAVKTIRNRIDEFGVAEPDIRKQADNRIQIQLPGLHDPERAIKLIGKTAHLEFKVVDDNADLDKAQKGLVPPGEELSVLRHRNPDGSYLERPIVLRSEAVMTGENIADARAGFDNTNQAYVGLSFTPSGARQFERVTGENVKKRLAIVLDGKVYSAPTIQEKISGGRASITGRFSTEEARDLAIVLRAGALPAPVTILEQRSVGPSLGQESIEKGVYSAVVGGVLVVAFMILYYGVAGAVADMALVFNLMLIMAGLAGFGATLTLPGIAGIILTIGMAVDANVIIFERIREEVRRGLTARSAVDTGYSRATLTILDANVTTVIAAAVLYQFGTGPIRGFAVTLILGIVASMFTAIFFTRFLFDLWLSKRPVDAGIHI, encoded by the coding sequence ATGTCTGGAAATCTGCGCTGGCGACTGGTCTGCATAAGCCTTGTGGCTTTTCTGGGCCTCATCTACATGCTGCCGTCCGTGGGGTCGGTCAAACAGACCTTTCTCGGCAAGTTCCTGCCGGACGATGTCATCAATCTCGGCCTTGACCTCAAGGGCGGCATCCACCTCACCCTGGGGGTGGACGTGGACAAGGCGTTGGCCAATTCCCTGGCCCAGATGGGCCGCGACATAAGGGATCAGGCCAAGGAGGAAGGCATCGTCCTCCAGCGCCCGGAATCCACGGCCGACGGCCGGCAGCTGACCTTTATCCTCAATACGCCGGACAAGCGCCAGGAACTCGACGACCTCCTTTCGCGCCATTTCCAGGTGCTTGTGGTGGACGGCGTCGAGAGCGCCGCGGACGGCAAGTACGTCTACAAGCTGTCGTTTAGCCCGCGCTACAAGGCCGACCAGGCCCGCATGACCGTTGATCAGGCCGTCAAGACCATCCGCAACCGCATCGACGAATTCGGCGTGGCCGAGCCCGATATCCGCAAGCAGGCCGACAACCGCATCCAGATCCAGCTGCCGGGCCTGCACGACCCGGAGCGGGCCATCAAGCTCATCGGCAAGACCGCCCACCTGGAGTTCAAGGTCGTGGACGACAACGCCGACCTGGACAAGGCGCAAAAGGGCCTTGTGCCGCCCGGGGAGGAACTTTCCGTCCTGCGCCACCGCAACCCCGACGGCTCGTACCTCGAACGGCCCATCGTGCTGCGGTCCGAGGCGGTCATGACCGGCGAGAACATCGCCGACGCCCGGGCCGGCTTCGACAACACCAATCAGGCCTATGTCGGCCTGTCCTTCACCCCGAGCGGAGCCCGCCAGTTCGAGCGGGTGACCGGCGAAAACGTGAAAAAGCGCCTGGCCATCGTTCTGGACGGCAAGGTCTATTCCGCGCCGACCATCCAGGAGAAGATCAGCGGCGGCCGGGCCAGTATCACCGGCCGGTTCTCGACCGAAGAGGCCCGCGACCTGGCCATCGTGCTGCGGGCCGGAGCCCTGCCCGCGCCGGTCACCATCCTGGAGCAACGCAGCGTCGGTCCTTCCCTGGGGCAGGAGTCCATCGAAAAAGGCGTGTATTCGGCCGTGGTCGGCGGCGTCCTCGTCGTGGCCTTCATGATCCTCTACTACGGCGTGGCCGGAGCCGTGGCCGACATGGCGCTTGTTTTCAACCTCATGCTCATCATGGCCGGCCTGGCCGGATTCGGGGCCACCCTGACCCTGCCCGGCATCGCGGGCATCATCCTGACCATCGGCATGGCCGTGGACGCCAACGTCATCATCTTCGAGCGCATCCGCGAGGAAGTTCGCCGGGGACTGACCGCCCGATCGGCCGTGGATACGGGCTACAGCCGGGCCACCCTGACCATCCTCGACGCCAACGTGACCACGGTCATCGCGGCCGCCGTCCTCTACCAATTCGGCACGGGGCCCATCCGGGGATTCGCCGTGACCCTCATTCTCGGCATCGTGGCCTCCATGTTCACGGCCATCTTTTTCACCCGATTCCTGTTCGACCTCTGGCTGTCCAAGCGGCCGGTGGACGCCGGCATCCATATCTGA
- the hisA gene encoding 1-(5-phosphoribosyl)-5-[(5-phosphoribosylamino)methylideneamino]imidazole-4-carboxamide isomerase yields MILFPAVDIKDGQCVRLRQGLADEVTVFSPDPVAMARHWADLGALWLHLVDLDGAFSGKPKNFDLIRRICAGVSVPVQLGGGIRDAATAAAYLDAGVRRLIIGTMALADPDAFATVCAAHPGRVGVSLDAVDGRLKVKGWVEDAGLGVEDVLPRLKDQGAAFVVYTDISRDGMQSGVNKEALARLLTLTDLPVIVAGGVATLEDVKALYPYSKKGLQGVITGRAIYAGTLDFGDAMAYIASQSEEVA; encoded by the coding sequence GTGATCCTATTCCCGGCGGTCGATATCAAGGACGGCCAGTGCGTGCGCCTGAGGCAAGGCTTGGCCGACGAGGTGACGGTCTTCTCGCCCGATCCCGTGGCCATGGCCCGGCACTGGGCTGATCTCGGGGCGTTGTGGCTCCATCTGGTGGACCTGGACGGGGCCTTTAGCGGCAAGCCGAAAAACTTCGACCTGATCCGGCGCATCTGTGCCGGAGTGTCCGTGCCGGTGCAGCTCGGCGGCGGCATCCGCGACGCGGCCACCGCGGCCGCCTACCTCGATGCCGGGGTCAGGCGGCTTATCATCGGCACCATGGCCCTGGCCGATCCCGACGCCTTTGCCACGGTCTGCGCCGCCCATCCGGGCCGCGTCGGCGTGTCCCTGGACGCCGTGGACGGCCGGCTCAAGGTCAAGGGCTGGGTCGAGGACGCGGGCCTTGGCGTCGAGGACGTGCTGCCGCGGCTCAAGGACCAGGGCGCGGCCTTTGTCGTCTACACCGACATCAGCCGCGACGGCATGCAGTCCGGCGTCAACAAGGAGGCGCTTGCGCGTCTGCTCACCCTGACGGACCTGCCGGTCATCGTGGCCGGCGGCGTAGCCACCTTGGAGGACGTCAAGGCGCTTTATCCGTATTCCAAAAAAGGGCTGCAGGGCGTGATCACCGGCCGGGCCATCTATGCCGGGACCCTCGATTTCGGCGATGCCATGGCCTATATCGCCAGCCAGTCCGAGGAGGTCGCATGA
- a CDS encoding YaiI/YqxD family protein, whose translation MHIYADADALPNPIKEILFRAAMRLRLGLTLVANKTLQVPRSDYIAAIRVGQGFDVVDAAIVERVSPGDLVVTADIPLAALVIEKDAHALNPRGELYTKDNIQGRLAMRNLLYELRSGGVTTGGPPPLSNRDREAFANQLDIFLTRHAAGADGSSC comes from the coding sequence ATGCACATCTATGCCGATGCCGACGCGCTGCCGAACCCGATCAAGGAAATACTGTTTCGCGCGGCCATGCGCCTGCGCCTCGGCCTGACCCTGGTGGCCAACAAGACCCTGCAAGTCCCGCGTTCGGACTACATCGCCGCCATCCGGGTGGGGCAGGGCTTCGACGTGGTGGACGCGGCCATCGTGGAACGCGTCAGCCCCGGCGACCTGGTCGTCACGGCCGACATACCGCTTGCCGCCCTGGTCATTGAAAAAGACGCCCATGCCCTGAATCCCCGGGGCGAGCTCTACACCAAGGACAACATCCAGGGCCGCCTGGCCATGCGCAACCTGCTCTACGAGCTGCGAAGCGGCGGGGTGACGACCGGCGGCCCGCCGCCCCTTTCCAACCGCGACCGGGAGGCCTTCGCCAACCAGCTCGACATCTTTCTGACCCGGCACGCCGCAGGGGCAGACGGCTCAAGCTGCTGA
- the hisB gene encoding imidazoleglycerol-phosphate dehydratase HisB has protein sequence MTERFGTYSRETGETRVAVEIALDGAGTAAVDTGFGFADHMLNLLAFWAAFDLKLTCRGDMEVDAHHSLEDAAICLGEAFRQALGDRAGIARVGMAKVPMDEALCEVVVDLSGRPYLVYRENVLPPVIAGEEKDLWREFFKSFAVSARMNLHIHYEYGQNGHHLVEAAFKALGLALRRAVAAYGSGRVPSTKGSLD, from the coding sequence ATGACCGAACGCTTTGGCACGTATTCCCGCGAGACAGGGGAAACCCGGGTGGCCGTTGAGATCGCCCTTGACGGCGCGGGCACGGCGGCGGTGGACACCGGCTTCGGGTTTGCCGACCACATGCTCAATCTCCTGGCCTTCTGGGCCGCCTTCGACCTCAAGCTGACCTGCCGGGGCGACATGGAGGTCGATGCCCACCATTCCCTGGAGGACGCGGCCATCTGCCTGGGCGAGGCCTTTCGCCAGGCCCTGGGCGACCGGGCCGGCATCGCCCGGGTCGGCATGGCCAAGGTGCCCATGGACGAGGCCCTGTGCGAGGTGGTGGTGGACCTTTCGGGACGCCCGTATCTCGTGTACAGGGAAAACGTGTTGCCGCCGGTGATCGCCGGCGAGGAAAAGGACCTGTGGCGGGAGTTTTTCAAGTCCTTTGCCGTTTCCGCCCGCATGAACCTTCACATCCATTACGAATACGGCCAAAATGGCCATCATCTGGTGGAAGCGGCCTTCAAGGCGCTGGGATTGGCCCTGCGTCGTGCCGTGGCCGCCTACGGATCGGGCAGGGTGCCGAGCACCAAAGGGAGCCTGGATTGA
- a CDS encoding NAD(P)/FAD-dependent oxidoreductase, protein MQRTQCLIIGAGPAGLSAAIYTARAGMTTVVAGCEPKIAGDYDIDNYFGFPETISGRELIKRGVRQAERFGAKLACQRVLSVHMAEDGSFAAKTDQEEYEAEAVIIAAGVTRVRPGIANIEAYEGKGVSYCVSCDGFFFRGRKVIVVGEGNYAANQALELTNFTTDITVHTQGKASEIDPGFAEKLSAAGIAVSTAKIVSLAGQPALTGAVLADGTTLPADGLFVAMGQASALDFAKTLGVTSRGAFLEADHEQKTNVPGVFAAGDCVGHFLQISVAVGEGAKAGRAAIAHVKERRSAAGA, encoded by the coding sequence ATGCAACGCACCCAGTGCCTGATCATCGGCGCCGGCCCGGCCGGCCTGTCCGCCGCTATCTACACGGCCCGGGCCGGTATGACCACCGTGGTCGCCGGCTGTGAGCCCAAAATCGCCGGCGACTACGACATCGACAACTACTTCGGCTTCCCCGAGACCATCTCGGGTCGTGAACTGATCAAGCGGGGCGTGCGCCAGGCCGAGCGGTTCGGCGCCAAGCTCGCCTGCCAGCGGGTGCTCTCCGTGCACATGGCCGAGGACGGCTCGTTTGCGGCCAAGACCGACCAGGAGGAATACGAGGCCGAGGCCGTGATCATCGCCGCGGGCGTGACCCGGGTGCGACCCGGCATCGCCAATATCGAGGCGTACGAAGGCAAGGGTGTTTCCTATTGCGTCAGCTGCGACGGTTTTTTTTTCCGGGGCCGCAAGGTCATCGTGGTCGGCGAAGGCAATTACGCCGCCAACCAGGCCCTGGAGCTGACCAATTTCACCACCGACATCACCGTCCACACCCAGGGCAAGGCGTCGGAAATCGACCCCGGATTTGCCGAAAAACTGTCGGCCGCCGGCATTGCGGTCTCCACGGCCAAGATCGTCAGCCTCGCCGGACAACCGGCCCTGACCGGAGCGGTACTGGCCGACGGTACGACGCTTCCGGCCGACGGCCTGTTCGTGGCCATGGGACAGGCTTCGGCCCTGGATTTCGCCAAGACGCTCGGCGTCACCTCCCGGGGGGCGTTCCTCGAGGCCGACCACGAGCAGAAGACCAATGTGCCGGGCGTGTTCGCTGCCGGGGACTGCGTGGGCCACTTCCTGCAGATCAGCGTGGCCGTTGGCGAGGGCGCCAAAGCCGGCCGGGCGGCCATTGCCCACGTCAAGGAGCGCCGGAGTGCGGCCGGGGCCTGA
- a CDS encoding thermonuclease family protein, whose amino-acid sequence MVLFLVLGWPAGLLAALERVTVVRVLDGDTCVLADGRRLRLAGIDAPEMAHSGTPAQYYAVEATSRLARLTLGQPLGLALVGEGTDRYGRTLGSLIRPDGTSVAERMLGEGAAYVFWYRDLPRSLVERYLGIQRRAMAAGAGFWPRILALPAPGGAYVGNTASHRFHAPGCPDAGRIGPRNRVVLPTLGEAFGRGYTPARDCTPWPSDRDAGPGKGWNRKWP is encoded by the coding sequence ATGGTTCTCTTTCTGGTTCTCGGCTGGCCGGCCGGGCTTTTGGCCGCCTTGGAGCGGGTTACGGTCGTGCGCGTCCTCGACGGCGATACCTGCGTGCTCGCCGACGGCCGCCGGCTGCGTCTGGCCGGCATCGACGCACCGGAAATGGCCCATTCCGGGACCCCGGCCCAGTACTACGCCGTGGAAGCCACCTCGCGCCTGGCCCGGCTGACCCTGGGCCAGCCCCTGGGCCTGGCGCTGGTAGGGGAGGGGACCGATCGTTACGGCCGAACCCTCGGGTCCCTGATCCGGCCGGACGGGACCTCGGTTGCCGAACGGATGCTCGGCGAGGGGGCGGCCTATGTCTTCTGGTACCGCGACCTGCCGCGTTCCCTTGTGGAGCGGTATCTGGGGATCCAGCGCCGGGCCATGGCCGCCGGCGCCGGTTTCTGGCCGCGCATCCTGGCCCTGCCGGCTCCGGGCGGGGCGTATGTCGGCAACACCGCCTCGCATCGATTCCATGCCCCGGGCTGCCCGGACGCCGGCCGGATCGGCCCCCGCAACCGGGTGGTGTTGCCGACGCTTGGCGAGGCCTTTGGCCGGGGCTACACCCCGGCCCGGGACTGCACGCCCTGGCCGTCGGATCGGGATGCGGGTCCGGGCAAGGGCTGGAATCGGAAATGGCCTTGA
- a CDS encoding S9 family peptidase: MRPLIRTGLTLTMVLLLALALAGRAVAGGKPFSVEDMLRVAMVADVRLGPDGRRVAFTVTRAAPEIRDGDLYSRIYLAEPGKAGPRPVTPETAQCEKPSFSPDGTRLAYLQQGDDTTEAVLQNLATGQTRRLSRGQGDVLDLAFAPDGKSLAMTIVAESKGAASRNNDDADVEVLDAASGAAGLFLLPLVGHGGPRGLVTDRDVGNFVFSPDGGRIAFETTAPDGPPRGRRVTSASGAPAPGDAANTDIALVDVKTGAVTSLADTDGSEGSPRFSPDGKSVAYVSMAAPGFYFSAARVMVVPAAGGAPRALSETPDARPELLGWSAGGEAVYVREAQGTCAVIWALPVDGGPPRLVSDTPHVVASATLSPAGDAFGLVLADSSLPPEAYVTPADRFAPRAVSSVNKEFAGYRLGRTEVVRWQSTDGTTVEGLYTHPIAPASTPPPLLVELHGGPALVADRQYLGALNYYPLAVFSERGYALFQPNVRGSDGYGPAFRRANVGDWGGADFADLQSGLDALVARKLADPERLGVMGWSYGGYLAAWAIGHTGRFKAASVGAGITNLVSQCGSMDLPDFIPLYFGGEAYERFEALFDRSPLKYAAAIKTPTLFQHGVADERVPFTQSLELYTALSRLGVPTRLAAYPRSGHDVTEPALIRDLMVRNLDWFARYVPAAPGAVVTGMEQPAGDGSSAAGLSGGPPPADGAQPSGS, encoded by the coding sequence GTGAGGCCCTTGATCCGGACGGGGCTTACCCTCACGATGGTCCTGCTCCTGGCTTTGGCCCTGGCGGGCCGGGCCGTGGCGGGAGGCAAGCCTTTCAGCGTGGAAGACATGCTGCGCGTGGCCATGGTGGCGGACGTGCGGCTCGGGCCCGACGGCAGGCGCGTGGCCTTTACCGTCACCCGGGCCGCACCGGAAATCCGGGACGGGGACCTGTATTCCCGCATTTATCTGGCCGAGCCGGGCAAGGCCGGCCCACGGCCCGTCACCCCGGAAACCGCGCAGTGCGAAAAACCCAGCTTCTCCCCGGACGGAACGCGGCTTGCTTATCTCCAGCAGGGTGACGACACCACCGAGGCTGTCCTGCAAAATCTGGCCACCGGCCAGACCCGGCGCCTGAGCCGGGGACAGGGGGACGTTCTCGATCTGGCCTTCGCCCCGGACGGGAAATCCCTGGCCATGACGATCGTGGCCGAGAGCAAGGGGGCGGCCAGTCGCAACAACGACGATGCGGACGTGGAAGTCCTGGACGCTGCAAGCGGTGCGGCCGGCCTGTTCCTGCTGCCCCTGGTCGGGCACGGAGGCCCGCGTGGCCTGGTCACGGACCGTGACGTGGGCAATTTCGTCTTTTCGCCGGACGGCGGCCGCATCGCCTTCGAAACAACGGCCCCGGACGGGCCGCCACGGGGGCGGCGCGTCACGTCCGCTTCCGGCGCGCCCGCTCCGGGGGACGCGGCCAACACCGACATCGCCCTGGTGGATGTGAAAACAGGCGCCGTCACTTCCCTGGCCGACACCGACGGCTCCGAGGGGAGCCCGCGTTTTTCGCCGGACGGCAAATCGGTCGCCTATGTCTCCATGGCCGCGCCGGGCTTTTATTTCAGCGCCGCCCGGGTCATGGTCGTGCCCGCCGCTGGCGGCGCGCCGCGCGCCCTGTCCGAAACGCCGGACGCCCGTCCCGAACTGCTCGGCTGGTCGGCCGGCGGCGAAGCGGTCTACGTCCGCGAGGCCCAGGGCACCTGCGCCGTCATCTGGGCCCTGCCCGTGGACGGCGGGCCGCCGCGCCTGGTCTCGGACACACCCCATGTGGTGGCCTCGGCCACCCTGTCCCCGGCCGGGGACGCCTTTGGACTGGTCCTGGCTGACAGCTCCTTGCCCCCCGAGGCCTACGTGACCCCGGCCGACCGGTTCGCCCCCCGGGCCGTGTCGTCGGTCAACAAGGAGTTTGCGGGCTATCGTCTGGGCAGGACCGAAGTGGTGCGATGGCAGTCCACGGACGGGACCACCGTCGAGGGACTCTACACGCATCCCATCGCGCCGGCGTCCACGCCGCCCCCGCTCCTGGTGGAGCTCCATGGCGGGCCGGCGCTGGTGGCCGACCGGCAGTACCTGGGGGCCCTCAACTACTATCCCCTGGCCGTTTTTTCCGAGCGCGGCTATGCCCTGTTCCAGCCCAATGTCCGGGGGTCGGACGGCTACGGTCCGGCCTTTCGGCGGGCCAATGTCGGGGACTGGGGGGGAGCCGACTTCGCGGACCTGCAAAGCGGCCTCGACGCCCTGGTGGCGCGAAAGCTGGCCGATCCGGAGCGGCTTGGCGTCATGGGCTGGAGCTACGGCGGCTACCTGGCCGCCTGGGCCATCGGCCACACCGGCCGGTTCAAGGCGGCCTCGGTCGGGGCCGGCATCACCAACCTGGTCAGCCAGTGCGGCAGCATGGACCTGCCGGACTTCATTCCGCTCTATTTCGGCGGCGAGGCGTACGAGCGGTTCGAGGCCCTCTTTGACCGTTCGCCCCTCAAATACGCCGCCGCCATCAAGACGCCGACCCTGTTCCAGCACGGCGTGGCCGATGAACGCGTGCCGTTCACCCAGTCCCTCGAACTCTACACGGCCCTCTCCCGCCTCGGCGTCCCGACCCGGCTGGCCGCCTATCCCCGGAGCGGCCATGACGTGACCGAGCCGGCCCTTATCCGAGACCTCATGGTCCGAAACCTGGACTGGTTCGCCCGCTATGTGCCGGCTGCGCCGGGAGCGGTGGTCACGGGCATGGAGCAGCCTGCCGGCGACGGATCCTCCGCTGCCGGGCTCTCGGGCGGACCGCCTCCCGCCGACGGGGCGCAGCCGTCGGGATCGTAA